In Pseudomonas sp. MM213, a genomic segment contains:
- a CDS encoding MarC family protein — translation MLHVLFSVYLKMLVLYSPFFVLSCFISLTRGYSRKEQRRLAWKVATATLISSVLLYLFGRYIFSVFGITVDAFRIGAGSVLFISALGMAQGKSAVQTDNVQQDVTIVPLTIPLTVGPGTIGALLVMGVSQPHWDDKLTAILSIALASFTVGVVLYLSNRIERILGDQGLQIVSRLMGLFVCALAAQIIFTGVKGYLVP, via the coding sequence ATGCTCCACGTGTTGTTCAGCGTTTACCTGAAGATGCTGGTGCTCTACAGCCCGTTCTTCGTGTTGTCCTGTTTCATCAGCCTGACCCGCGGTTATTCGCGCAAGGAACAACGGCGGCTGGCCTGGAAAGTGGCAACGGCCACACTGATTTCCAGTGTCTTGCTGTACTTGTTCGGACGGTACATTTTCAGTGTTTTCGGCATTACCGTGGACGCGTTCCGCATCGGTGCCGGCAGCGTGCTGTTTATCTCGGCACTGGGCATGGCCCAAGGCAAGTCGGCGGTCCAGACCGATAACGTGCAGCAGGACGTCACCATCGTCCCGCTGACCATCCCCCTGACCGTCGGCCCCGGCACCATCGGCGCCTTGCTGGTGATGGGCGTGAGCCAGCCCCACTGGGATGACAAGCTCACCGCCATCCTCAGCATTGCCCTGGCCAGCTTTACCGTTGGTGTGGTGCTTTACCTGTCGAACCGCATCGAGCGCATTCTCGGCGACCAGGGTTTGCAGATTGTCAGCCGATTGATGGGGTTGTTTGTGTGTGCACTGGCAGCACAAATCATCTTCACGGGCGTAAAAGGGTACCTGGTGCCTTAG
- the cobJ gene encoding precorrin-3B C(17)-methyltransferase, with amino-acid sequence MTRPVPAIVILGNGSLATARKIQQVYPGALIHGLAERVEGADRIYHEFGATLRELYQQDTPIIALCAAGIVIRTLAPLLLEKGAEPPVLAVAEDGSAVVPLLGGLGGVNVLAREIAAALDVAAAITTSGELRFGTCLLNPPSGYALGDLELGKRFVSDLLAGETVRIEGAAPWLAQAQLPEDPQARLAVHVGHAERAPAANELLIYPRNVLVAVGTGVADLPGAIREALHQAKIAVQSVACLLAADSEMSSAALREAALELGVPLRFGNDVGAVSELARNALGQSVKIFGDDTLAIAVAEQPLDPLSIGRPRGRLAVIGLGPGAAELMVPAVKAELARANDVLGYETYVRMAGPFRADQVMHCTDNREEMQRARHAFELAAQGRSVVVVSSGDPGVFAMAAAVLEALHESSDAAWHNVDLEILPGVSASLATAAQAGAPLGHDFCVLSLSDNLKPWEIIEKRLDLASQADLALAFYNPISRSRPWQLGRALEIVAQYRTPATPVVLGRDIGRPGQTLRVTTLGQLTPDQVDMRTMVLVGSSTTCVFSRMGGGDWVYTPRWYGEKPAT; translated from the coding sequence ATGACTCGTCCAGTTCCGGCGATTGTCATTCTCGGCAATGGCAGCCTCGCGACCGCACGCAAAATTCAGCAGGTGTACCCGGGCGCCTTGATCCACGGTCTGGCCGAGCGGGTCGAGGGCGCGGACCGCATCTATCACGAGTTCGGCGCGACCCTGCGTGAGCTCTATCAGCAGGACACGCCGATCATTGCCCTGTGCGCCGCTGGCATCGTGATTCGCACCCTGGCGCCGTTGCTGCTGGAAAAGGGCGCCGAGCCGCCGGTGCTGGCCGTTGCTGAAGATGGCAGCGCAGTGGTGCCGTTGCTGGGCGGTCTGGGTGGCGTGAACGTGCTGGCGCGAGAAATTGCGGCTGCACTGGACGTCGCGGCGGCGATCACCACCAGTGGCGAATTGCGCTTCGGTACCTGCCTGCTCAATCCACCCAGCGGTTATGCCTTGGGCGATCTGGAGCTGGGCAAGCGCTTCGTTTCCGATTTGCTCGCCGGTGAAACGGTGCGCATCGAAGGCGCGGCCCCGTGGTTGGCGCAGGCGCAGTTGCCCGAGGACCCGCAGGCGCGGCTGGCTGTTCACGTCGGTCATGCCGAGCGTGCACCGGCGGCCAACGAGCTGTTGATCTATCCGCGCAACGTGTTGGTGGCCGTCGGGACCGGCGTGGCCGATCTGCCGGGTGCGATTCGCGAGGCGTTGCATCAGGCAAAGATCGCCGTGCAATCGGTGGCCTGTCTGCTGGCCGCCGATAGCGAAATGTCGAGTGCGGCGCTGCGTGAAGCGGCGCTTGAGCTGGGCGTGCCGCTGCGTTTTGGCAACGATGTCGGCGCAGTCAGTGAGCTGGCACGCAACGCCCTCGGTCAGTCTGTGAAGATCTTCGGCGACGACACCCTTGCTATCGCAGTGGCCGAGCAACCTCTGGACCCATTGTCGATCGGTCGTCCTCGCGGTCGCTTGGCGGTGATCGGTCTTGGCCCTGGTGCTGCCGAGCTGATGGTACCGGCGGTCAAGGCCGAACTGGCGCGCGCCAATGATGTGCTCGGTTATGAAACCTATGTGCGCATGGCCGGCCCGTTCCGTGCGGATCAAGTCATGCATTGCACCGACAACCGCGAAGAGATGCAGCGCGCACGTCACGCGTTTGAACTGGCGGCGCAAGGACGGTCGGTGGTGGTGGTTTCTTCCGGTGATCCGGGAGTGTTCGCCATGGCGGCTGCGGTGCTCGAAGCCCTTCACGAGTCCAGCGATGCCGCGTGGCACAACGTCGATCTGGAAATTCTGCCGGGGGTTTCTGCGTCACTGGCGACGGCGGCTCAGGCCGGTGCGCCGCTGGGACATGACTTCTGTGTGTTGTCGCTGTCGGACAACCTCAAGCCTTGGGAGATCATCGAGAAGCGTCTGGACCTTGCATCACAGGCCGACCTCGCCCTGGCGTTCTACAACCCGATCTCTCGGTCCCGTCCATGGCAACTTGGCCGGGCGCTGGAGATCGTCGCGCAATACCGCACACCTGCGACGCCGGTGGTGTTGGGGCGTGACATCGGTCGCCCAGGACAGACACTGCGAGTGACGACGCTTGGCCAGTTGACCCCGGACCAGGTGGATATGCGCACCATGGTCCTGGTGGGTTCGTCTACGACCTGCGTGTTTTCGCGTATGGGTGGCGGTGACTGGGTGTACACGCCGCGTTGGTATGGAGAAAAGCCTGCCACCTGA
- a CDS encoding hybrid sensor histidine kinase/response regulator has protein sequence MRWLRIAIGFTVTLLTLLCMLPAQAAQGSGWALLLDEQGDLQLSDIRSARFTNQFSPIELERLTAAEPGGALWLRFRLAPGKHEQLLRVFAPDLSHLNLYVLDGDKLIEQLNTGTEQPQAERPLPNSDFMLPLPQSEKPLDVYLRLVSDHQMRPYITLQSAIMTAANQSQTLIYGLLFGCIGMLILHNLIRYAYTRSRSSLWLAGCEALLMISLALLLNLAGPWLSDWHAVQTPGAYLALLLTAPCGLMFAYRFFAPLGPHPLNKLLLGDILFIVACGLLLLFVNTLPLNIITYALVALAGLTMLFVSAWHWQKGYRPARLFVAAMVVFNVGTLIILPALLGLTLVEPQGLIIALLVFICISGLLMSIALSERQRSITEDRFSVSRDLAASNAEINAKAEFLAKISHEIRTPMNGVLGMTELLLGTPLSVKQRDYVQTIHSAGNELLTLINEILDISKLESGQIELDDVQFDLNALIEDCLSIFRAKAEQQNVELISFIQPQVPRVISGDPTRLRQTLLSLLENALKKTDEGEILIVVALDERTAKPRLRIAVQDSGEPMDAEERDALMHAELHSKNFLSTTRLGGNLGLVIARQLIRLMQGEFGIKSGASQGSTLWLTLPLDPDRLEHPTSDLDGPLQGARVLVVDDNDTCRKVLVQQCSAWGLNVSAVPSGKEALALLRTKAHLRDYFDVVLLDQNMPGMTGMQLAAKIKEDPSLNHDILLIMLTGISNAPSKIIARNSGIKRILAKPVAGYTLKTTLADELNQRNKGLAVSQFPSTGPTLPVKVPSDFRILVAEDNSISTKVIRGMLGKLNLQPDTASNGEEALQAMKAQRYDLVLMDCEMPILDGFSATQQLRAWEVGNQRIRTPVVALTAHILAEHKERARQAGMDGHMAKPVELSQLRELIEHWVAQRDQQQRTATQPS, from the coding sequence GTGCGCTGGCTCAGGATTGCCATAGGTTTCACAGTCACGCTGCTGACGCTGCTCTGCATGCTTCCGGCCCAGGCCGCGCAAGGCAGTGGCTGGGCGCTATTGCTTGACGAACAGGGCGACCTGCAACTCAGCGACATCCGTTCCGCTCGTTTCACCAATCAATTCAGCCCCATCGAACTCGAACGCCTCACCGCGGCCGAGCCCGGCGGTGCACTCTGGTTGCGCTTCAGGCTGGCACCCGGCAAGCATGAGCAGTTGCTGCGGGTGTTCGCTCCCGACCTGTCGCACCTCAATCTTTATGTGCTGGACGGCGACAAGCTGATCGAGCAACTGAACACCGGCACCGAACAGCCTCAGGCAGAACGGCCACTACCCAACAGCGACTTCATGTTGCCGTTGCCGCAAAGCGAAAAACCCCTCGACGTCTACCTGCGCCTGGTGTCCGACCACCAGATGCGGCCTTACATCACCCTGCAATCGGCAATCATGACCGCAGCCAATCAGAGCCAGACGCTGATTTACGGTCTGCTGTTCGGCTGCATCGGGATGCTGATCCTGCACAACCTGATCCGTTACGCTTACACCCGCTCGCGCAGCAGCCTGTGGCTGGCAGGTTGTGAAGCGTTGCTGATGATCAGCCTGGCGCTGCTGCTGAATCTCGCGGGCCCATGGCTGTCGGACTGGCATGCGGTGCAAACACCGGGCGCTTACCTCGCCCTGCTACTGACCGCACCGTGCGGGCTGATGTTCGCCTACCGTTTCTTCGCCCCGCTCGGCCCGCACCCGCTGAACAAGCTGCTGCTGGGCGACATCCTGTTCATTGTGGCTTGCGGTCTGCTGCTGTTGTTCGTCAACACGCTACCGCTGAACATCATCACCTACGCGCTGGTCGCCCTCGCGGGCCTCACGATGTTGTTCGTCAGCGCCTGGCACTGGCAAAAAGGCTATCGCCCGGCCCGACTGTTCGTGGCCGCCATGGTGGTGTTCAACGTCGGCACGCTGATTATCCTGCCGGCGCTGCTGGGCCTGACGCTGGTAGAACCGCAAGGCCTGATCATTGCCCTGCTGGTGTTCATTTGCATCAGCGGCCTGTTGATGAGCATTGCCCTGAGCGAACGCCAGCGCAGCATCACCGAAGACCGTTTCAGCGTCAGCCGCGATCTGGCCGCCAGCAACGCCGAGATCAATGCCAAGGCCGAATTCCTGGCGAAGATCAGTCATGAAATCCGTACCCCGATGAATGGCGTACTGGGCATGACCGAACTGTTGTTGGGCACGCCACTCTCGGTCAAGCAGCGCGATTACGTGCAAACCATTCACAGCGCCGGCAACGAACTGCTGACCCTGATCAACGAGATTCTCGACATTTCCAAGCTCGAATCCGGGCAGATCGAGCTCGACGATGTGCAGTTCGATCTCAATGCGCTGATCGAAGACTGCCTGAGTATCTTCCGCGCCAAGGCCGAACAGCAGAACGTCGAGCTGATCAGCTTTATCCAGCCACAAGTGCCGCGGGTCATCAGCGGTGACCCGACGCGCCTGCGCCAGACGCTGCTGAGCCTGCTGGAAAACGCCCTGAAGAAAACCGACGAAGGCGAGATCCTGATTGTCGTCGCCCTCGACGAGCGCACGGCCAAACCGCGCTTGCGCATTGCCGTACAAGACAGCGGCGAGCCGATGGACGCCGAAGAACGCGACGCGCTGATGCACGCCGAACTGCACAGCAAGAACTTCCTCTCGACCACCCGCCTGGGCGGCAACCTGGGGCTGGTGATCGCCCGTCAGTTGATTCGCCTGATGCAAGGGGAGTTCGGCATCAAGAGCGGCGCCAGCCAGGGCAGCACCTTATGGCTGACCTTGCCGCTGGACCCCGACCGCCTCGAACACCCGACGTCCGACCTCGATGGCCCGCTGCAAGGCGCACGGGTATTGGTGGTGGACGACAACGACACTTGCCGCAAGGTACTCGTGCAGCAGTGCAGTGCCTGGGGCCTGAATGTCAGCGCGGTGCCGTCCGGCAAGGAAGCCCTGGCGCTGCTGCGCACCAAGGCTCACCTGCGCGATTACTTCGACGTGGTCCTGCTGGACCAGAACATGCCCGGCATGACCGGCATGCAACTGGCGGCCAAGATCAAGGAAGACCCGAGCCTGAACCACGACATCCTGCTGATCATGCTCACAGGCATCAGCAATGCGCCGAGCAAGATCATCGCGCGCAACTCCGGGATCAAGCGCATCCTCGCCAAACCGGTGGCCGGCTACACCCTGAAGACCACGCTGGCGGATGAACTGAATCAACGCAACAAGGGCCTCGCGGTATCGCAGTTCCCATCCACCGGCCCGACCCTGCCGGTCAAGGTTCCCAGCGACTTCCGCATTCTGGTGGCCGAAGACAACAGCATCTCGACCAAGGTGATTCGCGGCATGCTGGGCAAACTCAACTTGCAACCGGACACCGCCAGCAATGGCGAAGAAGCCTTGCAGGCAATGAAAGCCCAACGTTACGACCTGGTGCTGATGGATTGTGAAATGCCGATCCTCGACGGTTTCTCCGCCACCCAGCAATTGCGTGCCTGGGAAGTCGGCAACCAACGGATTCGCACCCCGGTGGTGGCATTGACCGCACACATCCTCGCCGAGCATAAAGAGCGCGCACGTCAGGCCGGCATGGACGGCCACATGGCCAAACCGGTCGAGCTGTCGCAGTTGCGCGAGCTGATCGAACATTGGGTTGCCCAGCGCGATCAACAGCAACGGACGGCAACACAACCGTCCTGA
- the purD gene encoding phosphoribosylamine--glycine ligase — MNVLIIGSGGREHALAWKVAQDPRVQKVFVAPGNAGTAIEAKCENVAIDVLALEQLADFAEKNVSLTIVGPEVPLVAGVVDLFRSRGLDCFGPTAGAAQLEGSKAFTKDFLARHKIPTADYQNFTEIEPALAYLREKGAPIVIKADGLAAGKGVIVAMTLAEAEDAVRDMLAGNAFGEAGSRVVIEEFLDGEEASFIVMVDGKNVLPMATSQDHKRVGDGDTGPNTGGMGAYSPAPVVTSEVHKRVMDLVIWPTVRGMAEEGNVYTGFLYAGLMIDKAGNPKVIEFNCRFGDPETQPVMLRLQSSLVLLVEAALAQALDKVEAQWDPRPSVGIVLAAGGYPGDYAKGVAINGLDAAAALEGKVFHAGTALKDGQVVTAGGRVLCATAMGASVDAAQQQAYKLAAKIDWEGCFYRKDIGYRAIARERGENQE; from the coding sequence ATGAATGTTTTGATCATTGGCAGCGGTGGCCGTGAACACGCCCTGGCCTGGAAAGTGGCTCAGGATCCGCGCGTGCAGAAAGTTTTCGTGGCTCCGGGCAACGCCGGCACCGCCATTGAAGCCAAGTGCGAAAACGTCGCTATCGATGTGCTCGCACTGGAGCAACTGGCCGACTTCGCCGAGAAAAACGTTTCCCTGACCATCGTCGGTCCGGAAGTGCCGCTGGTTGCCGGCGTCGTCGATCTGTTCCGCTCCCGTGGCCTGGACTGCTTCGGTCCGACCGCTGGCGCCGCGCAGCTGGAAGGTTCGAAAGCCTTCACCAAGGATTTCCTGGCACGCCACAAGATCCCGACCGCCGACTACCAGAACTTCACCGAGATCGAGCCAGCCCTGGCTTATCTGCGTGAAAAAGGCGCACCGATCGTGATCAAGGCCGATGGCCTGGCCGCCGGTAAAGGCGTGATCGTTGCCATGACACTGGCCGAAGCCGAAGACGCCGTGCGCGACATGCTCGCGGGTAACGCGTTTGGCGAAGCCGGTTCGCGCGTGGTCATCGAAGAATTCCTGGACGGCGAGGAAGCCAGCTTCATCGTCATGGTCGACGGCAAGAACGTCCTGCCGATGGCCACCAGCCAGGACCACAAACGCGTCGGCGACGGCGATACCGGCCCGAACACCGGCGGCATGGGTGCTTACTCCCCTGCGCCAGTCGTCACCAGCGAAGTGCACAAGCGCGTCATGGACCTGGTGATCTGGCCGACCGTGCGCGGCATGGCCGAGGAAGGCAATGTTTACACCGGTTTCCTCTACGCTGGCTTGATGATCGACAAGGCTGGTAACCCAAAAGTCATCGAATTCAACTGCCGTTTCGGCGACCCTGAGACCCAACCGGTTATGCTGCGCTTGCAGTCGAGCCTGGTGTTGCTGGTCGAGGCGGCCCTGGCGCAAGCGCTGGACAAGGTCGAAGCCCAATGGGATCCACGCCCGAGCGTCGGTATTGTTTTGGCGGCAGGCGGCTATCCTGGCGACTACGCTAAAGGCGTCGCCATCAACGGTCTGGATGCAGCCGCAGCGCTGGAAGGCAAAGTCTTCCACGCCGGTACTGCGCTCAAGGACGGTCAAGTGGTGACGGCCGGCGGTCGGGTGCTTTGCGCCACTGCCATGGGTGCCAGCGTCGATGCTGCCCAGCAGCAGGCTTACAAGCTGGCCGCGAAGATTGACTGGGAAGGCTGCTTCTATCGCAAGGACATTGGCTACCGTGCCATTGCCCGTGAGCGTGGCGAAAATCAGGAATAA